Genomic segment of Fischerella sp. PCC 9605:
ATTGGATTTTATATAACCTTGTTCTACAGCAAAACTCATTAAACTTTGCAGTATCGCTTGATGTTTGTGATGAGTAGTATATTTTAAATGACTCAAACTATTTAGGTATTCAATCAATACCTGACGACTCAAAATTTCAACTGACCACCAGCCATACTCCTGTAGCAATGGTAACAGAACTAATTCATATGTGCGCCTAGTACTTTTTGCTAGCCCAGGACGTTCTAGAAATTCAGTAGCAAGAGTGGCTAAGGTGACAGACACCTGAATGCTAATTTCTGTGATTTTATCAAGGCAAATATCTCTTAAATCATATATCCTTTTTCCAAGGATTATGACAGCTTTTCATGCCAACTTCTCCAGCTCCTACTTTACAGGAATCCTTGGCGGACTACGTTAAGCGCATCCGTATGGATTTACAGATGAGTCAATTAGAGTTGGCAGCTGCTTCTGGTATTCATCCCCACTCGTTAGGCAAGATTGAGCGAGGTAAAACTACCAGATTGAATCGCAAAACCCTTCAAGGTCTGGCAATGGCTTTATCTATCCCCCAAGAATATCTGGAGGCTATTTGCAAGGGAGAGGAAGTTAAAGTTATCGTGGCGGTTAAGTTTTGTCCTCAATGTTGGACTCCTGGTACTGGGGCTGATCCTATGTGGACAGACGTGCGAGCCAAATATTGCTTTATGTGTGGCACTCCTCTTCGTTCCCATTGTGCCAATTGTGGTGAATTAGTTGCTTCACTCAAATACCGCTTCTGTCCTTTTTGTGGTTTTGCCTATAAAAATAGCTGAAATACAAGACATAGTAAGCTTTTCAACTTTGGCTATCATTGATGACAAATGATTTTTACAGATTCATTTATATGTCAACCGTATTTTTACATAATTTTATGTAACATGAAATTTGAGAGAATGCTTGAAAGCTATACAAGTAAAGACTTTTCAGACCATCTTGCATGATTTTACAAGGATCTCGGCTCAATGCGAATATATACCCCAACAATTTCCCGTGTTGTAGCGTCAATTGCAAGCCAAATCCATTGTTTATTCGCTTTAGTCCCCACATATGACCAAATCTCATCAATCTGGACAATCAGGCGACCTGGTTTTTTTTAGTAACTTCAATATGCTTGGGAATTTGGTAGTATTTCTGATTGACATAGTATTGTAGCCAACGTAATGATACTCCGGTGACGCGGGCGATCGCCGCCAATGAAACCCGTTCAAGTAAGAGTTTATCGATTAATTCACGTGTTGAGTTCTCAATCGGTTGTCGTGTTGGACTTTCAACAAATTGTCGTCCACAATTGTGACATTTGAACCGTTGTTTTCCGTAGTGAGTGCGTCCATTTTTGACTATGTTGTTCGAGTTGCATTTAGGGCAGTGCATAGCTCCTATATTGAACGACACTTCCTGATTTTATCATTACTATGCATTACTAGCGATAAATGAAAGATTCCTTACCCGCAGGTACACGAGCAATCGTCACACCAATGCGTTGAAGACCGACAGCACGCCCAAGGAACCGTAAATAAATTTCTGAATTGGGATTGAGCGGATGATGAAACTCAAACGCATCCATTGAATTAATGTCTGCTGCTTTCAGCAGAGAATGTTGTTCATCACTGACGTTGATGTCCTCCGATCAAGTTGGCAAACGCTCTCAACACCACAATCAAGCCTAAATTTAACAATAGTAGTACAGTGTTGAGTTACCTCGCTTTCAAGAGTACTCATATCTTGCACCTCTAAGTACAAATCCGTATGAAGCAAAGATATGCGCGATAAAAATACATTATTTTTATGGGCTTTTATCGCTAAATCAAGGACTTTGGGATTAATACTGAGTGACTAAACACCATCAATTTTTTTTGTGCAAGATGTGAGAGTAATTATCCTCCTCACTGCTAGCTTTTCGTTCCAATCGGGGTTGACTGACAACGCCGCTCACTTCATGAAGCCAAACAACTGCACCACTCGACTCAAACGCTGCACTGGCAAACGTATTGATGATTTTATAACCAGCACAGATACAGCAAATTGTTATGACGAAGGCATACCTGCAATGCCCCTACGAGTGTCCTGCGTCAAAAAACCAGAGTCCGCAACCAAGCGCGATCGCGCATTCTACATCAAAGGGGAAGCGGAATGACCGTCACCTTTATAGGCTAATTTTTGTGGTACACAACAGCACACAATCACTCAACTACTTAACCGTTTAAGGGATTGTGAACCCCAGAGCGAACGAATGATGCTCATAGCTAGCTTGTTCGTGATTGACGAACGGGAGCCACGCAGTCCGAGTGAAGGAGTAACAAAGGCGATCGCTGTGCTGTTTGTAGAGTTGAGCAACTGTTCGGTTTACACAAACCCTCGCTACCTGTTTTGTCACTTTTTGTCGAACTATAATGGTTTTCCCATCTACGACATCCGTAACTATCCATTCTTCAGCCAAAGCAATGGAAGGGTTGTTAGTTCTGGGAAAATCAAACAGGGCGATAGTGGTTGCGAGGGGCGATCGCGCGGGTCAAGGAAGCAGT
This window contains:
- a CDS encoding IS1/IS1595 family N-terminal zinc-binding domain-containing protein; this encodes MHCPKCNSNNIVKNGRTHYGKQRFKCHNCGRQFVESPTRQPIENSTRELIDKLLLERVSLAAIARVTGVSLRWLQYYVNQKYYQIPKHIEVTKKNQVA
- a CDS encoding IS1 family transposase — its product is MIVQIDEIWSYVGTKANKQWIWLAIDATTREIVGVYIRIEPRSL
- a CDS encoding double zinc ribbon domain-containing protein, whose translation is MPTSPAPTLQESLADYVKRIRMDLQMSQLELAAASGIHPHSLGKIERGKTTRLNRKTLQGLAMALSIPQEYLEAICKGEEVKVIVAVKFCPQCWTPGTGADPMWTDVRAKYCFMCGTPLRSHCANCGELVASLKYRFCPFCGFAYKNS